Proteins co-encoded in one Capsicum annuum cultivar UCD-10X-F1 chromosome 9, UCD10Xv1.1, whole genome shotgun sequence genomic window:
- the LOC107841914 gene encoding uncharacterized protein LOC107841914: MKSKFFLCFRPIVGDSVLHNHAIDQSSSSIVTKRREENDQLFESKSNRRNRRDEFFKPLNGKSRKPEKIILKGKNNQQNEIASIDNLLKGNQSSKISSYNHRESSSASSTSCDKIKKSNTSVHLIIFTLFVTIYFGRIYAIFLTSVWVLLFVVPKSICMTLEKLFLVECGVEN, from the exons ATGAAGAGCAAGTTCTTTCTATGTTTTCGTCCTATTGTTGGGGATTCTGTGCTTCATAATCATGCTATTGatcaatcttcttcaagtattGTAACAAAAAGAAGGGAGGAAAATGATCAATTG TTTGAATCGAAAAGTAACAGGAGAAATAGAAGGGACGAGTTCTTCAAACCCTTAAATGGCAAATCAAGAAAGCCAGAAAAAATTATCTTGAAGGgcaagaacaaccaacaaaacGAAATTGCTTCAATTGACAATTTATTAAAGGGAAATCAGTCATCAAAAATAAGTTCATACAACCATAGAGAATCCTCAAGTGCTTCATCAACATCATGTGACAAAATCAAGAAATCTAACACAAGTGTTCATTTGATTATTTTCACATTATTTGTTACTATTTATTTTGGTAGGATTTATGCAATATTCTTAACATCAGTATGGGTTCTACTGTTTGTGGTGCCAAAATCAATTTGTATGACTCTGGAAAAATTGTTTTTAGTTGAATGTGGAGTAGAAAATTAA